From one Streptomyces sp. SCSIO 30461 genomic stretch:
- a CDS encoding glycosyltransferase — MTTPDVTVVVAVYNTMPYLTECLNSLVGQSIGVDRLEVVAVDDGSTDDSGRELDRFAERYPGTVKVIHQANSGGPAAPSNRALEVATGRYVYFIGSDDYLGKEALERMVACADEHGSDVVVGKMVGTNGRYVHQALYKKSDPDISLYDSALSFTLANTKLFRRELVEKYELRFPEDVPVGSDQPFTIEACVRARKISVLADYTYYYAVKRGDASNITYRADHLARLRCTAEIMKFTAGLIEAGPQRDAVFKRHFTWELAKLVQDDFPALDRALQVQVCAGVGALADEYFTEPLRDSMDVKRRVRIALAQRGAVSELVRAITDEAEAGAPPMLLEHGRAYLRYPGFRDPALGLPDRLFEVIGESVPKQLADGTGLVSAVWEQQGQELALALSVRVPVAGETDHAVIRLANKAMPKSADKPGARRLPVGTELPAPAGELSRAATEDGTGTVLTARIPVPPVKAKLGVRAYLDVAGSTYEVPVRTLGRPLPLARRWREKVPYRIAANANDKGRLVITTAPLWESLAPREGSRLRHLMSRVKRKLTR; from the coding sequence TTGACCACCCCCGACGTCACCGTCGTCGTCGCCGTCTACAACACGATGCCGTACCTCACCGAGTGCCTGAACTCGCTGGTGGGACAGAGCATCGGGGTCGACCGGCTCGAGGTCGTGGCCGTGGACGACGGCTCGACCGACGACAGCGGCCGGGAGCTCGACCGTTTCGCCGAGCGCTACCCCGGCACCGTGAAGGTGATCCACCAGGCCAACTCCGGTGGCCCCGCCGCGCCCAGCAACCGGGCGCTTGAGGTGGCCACCGGCCGTTACGTGTACTTCATCGGCTCCGACGACTACCTCGGCAAAGAGGCGCTGGAGCGGATGGTGGCCTGCGCCGACGAGCACGGCTCCGATGTCGTCGTCGGCAAGATGGTCGGCACCAACGGCCGCTACGTCCACCAGGCGCTCTACAAGAAGAGCGACCCGGACATCAGCCTCTACGACTCGGCGCTGTCGTTCACGCTGGCCAACACCAAGCTGTTCCGGCGCGAGCTGGTCGAGAAGTACGAACTGCGCTTCCCCGAGGACGTGCCGGTCGGCAGCGACCAGCCGTTCACCATCGAGGCGTGCGTGCGGGCGAGGAAGATCTCGGTACTCGCCGACTACACGTACTACTACGCGGTGAAGCGCGGTGACGCGAGCAACATCACCTACCGTGCCGACCATCTGGCCAGGCTGCGCTGCACCGCCGAGATCATGAAGTTCACGGCCGGTCTGATCGAGGCGGGTCCCCAGCGTGACGCGGTGTTCAAGCGCCACTTCACCTGGGAGCTGGCCAAGTTGGTCCAGGACGACTTCCCGGCCCTGGACCGTGCACTCCAGGTGCAGGTCTGCGCCGGGGTGGGCGCACTCGCTGACGAGTACTTCACCGAGCCGCTGCGCGACTCGATGGACGTCAAGCGGCGGGTGCGGATCGCGCTGGCCCAGCGCGGCGCGGTCAGCGAACTGGTCCGCGCCATCACCGATGAGGCCGAGGCAGGCGCTCCGCCGATGCTGCTGGAGCACGGGCGGGCCTATCTGCGCTACCCCGGCTTCCGCGATCCGGCACTCGGCCTGCCCGACCGGCTCTTCGAGGTCATCGGCGAGTCCGTACCCAAGCAACTCGCCGACGGCACCGGACTGGTCTCCGCGGTGTGGGAGCAGCAGGGCCAGGAACTGGCACTCGCTCTCTCGGTCCGTGTCCCGGTCGCGGGCGAGACCGACCACGCCGTGATCCGCCTCGCCAACAAGGCCATGCCCAAGAGTGCCGACAAGCCCGGCGCCCGCAGGCTGCCCGTCGGCACCGAACTCCCAGCCCCGGCGGGCGAGCTGAGCCGCGCTGCGACGGAGGACGGCACGGGCACGGTGCTCACCGCCCGGATCCCGGTCCCGCCCGTCAAGGCCAAGCTGGGCGTGCGCGCCTATCTGGACGTGGCAGGCTCGACGTACGAGGTCCCGGTGAGGACCCTGGGCCGACCGCTGCCCCTGGCCCGCCGCTGGCGGGAGAAGGTCCCGTACCGCATCGCGGCAAACGCGAACGACAAGGGCCGGCTGGTGATCACCACGGCTCCGCTCTGGGAGTCCCTCGCGCCTCGTGAGGGCAGCCGGCTGCGCCACTTGATGTCCCGTGTGAAGAGGAAACTGACCCGATGA